One genomic segment of Anguilla anguilla isolate fAngAng1 chromosome 2, fAngAng1.pri, whole genome shotgun sequence includes these proteins:
- the LOC118221889 gene encoding C-type lectin domain family 12 member B-like has translation MSEVFYSSMKFKQNFRQGTAATPDEDVTYSEVKTINPTASNTVCHCGSAEHSGQSSLPYRRATVSLGLLCALLLAATVVLCVLYTSLSENYSMLERDLEELRSNYSTMNTEKVQLQGSVPNPCPQGWAQFSSKCYYFSNEMKSWTDSRSDCIKRGADLVIIESEEEQRFINKKIKNFTWIGLSYSAAKGNWLWVNGTPLQKG, from the exons ATGAGTGAGGTATTTTATTCATCTATGAAGTTCAAGCAGAACTTTAGGCAGGGGACTGCAG CAACTCCGGATGAAGACGTAACCTATTCTGAGGTCAAAACCATCAACCCTACCGCCTCCAACACAGTGTGCCACTGTGGTTCAGCAG AGCACAGTGGGCAAAGCTCACTTCCCTACAGACGGGCTACAGTGAgtctggggctgctgtgtgctctCTTATTGGCTGCCACAGTAGtcctgtgtgtcctct ATACAAGTCTATCAGAGAACTATTCAATGTTGGAGAGAGATCTGGAGGAGCTCAGAAGCAACTACAGCACCATGAATACAGAGAAAGTCCAGCTACAGG GCAGTGTGCCTAACCCCTGTCCACAGGGCTGGGCACAGTTCTCTTCAAAGTGTTACTACTTCTCTAATGAGATGAAGAGCTGGACAGACAGTCGCAGTGACTGCATTAAAAGAGGAGCTGACCTGGTGATTATAGAGAGTGAAGAGGAACAG cggttcatcaacaaaaaaataaaaaacttcacCTGGATTGGACTGAGTTACTCAGCAGCTAAGGGTAACTGGCTCTGGGTGAATGGAACCCCTTTGCAGAAAGGGTAA